A window of Streptomyces sp. DG1A-41 contains these coding sequences:
- a CDS encoding histidine kinase: MQGDSGEDDATPIRPPSWPSRSIGALLGCATALLGSLYFLGVGTALGPFLLWPLTRTSALDILMAGARRLTVLERARRSAFFGDRFPEHYEVSGQKILRYLAVRSLAGLVCSAVVALLAFGVVLAGVLMGGMLQGSLRWHNVLGQVVLGGVLLFLDLQGLRSLAELDARMARECFGPSEQELLRQRVHELAASRAAVVQAVDAERRRIERDLHDGIQQRVVALATLLGRARRGRGDPGRADALMRQAHQESQDILAELRAVAWRVYPSALDSLGLKEALGGVSERCSIPVRTEFEVGGELPQPVETAAYFVVSEAVTNAAKHSRATAVSVRVVLRGRVLAVRVQDNGKGGANPSGSGLSGLHSRVAALDGILRVDSPEGGPTTITAELPCA; the protein is encoded by the coding sequence GTGCAGGGGGACTCCGGCGAGGACGACGCCACGCCCATTCGGCCACCCTCCTGGCCGAGTCGGAGCATCGGTGCGCTCCTCGGCTGTGCCACGGCCTTGCTCGGCTCCCTTTACTTCCTCGGTGTCGGCACCGCCCTCGGCCCCTTTCTGCTGTGGCCGCTCACCCGGACCAGCGCCCTCGACATCCTCATGGCGGGAGCCCGCCGGTTGACGGTCCTGGAGCGAGCTCGCCGGTCCGCCTTCTTCGGCGACCGCTTCCCCGAGCACTACGAGGTGTCCGGCCAGAAGATCCTGCGCTACCTGGCGGTCCGCTCGCTCGCGGGACTGGTGTGCAGTGCCGTCGTCGCCCTGCTCGCCTTCGGTGTCGTCCTGGCGGGAGTGCTCATGGGAGGCATGCTCCAGGGAAGCCTCCGCTGGCACAACGTGTTGGGGCAGGTGGTCCTCGGCGGGGTCCTGCTGTTCCTCGACCTGCAGGGGCTGCGCTCGCTCGCCGAGCTGGACGCGCGGATGGCCCGTGAGTGCTTCGGCCCCTCCGAGCAGGAGCTGCTGCGGCAGCGCGTCCACGAACTGGCGGCCAGCCGGGCGGCGGTCGTACAGGCCGTGGACGCCGAACGCCGACGCATCGAGCGGGATCTGCACGACGGGATCCAGCAGCGCGTGGTGGCACTCGCCACGCTGCTCGGCCGGGCCCGCCGGGGCCGCGGCGACCCCGGGCGCGCGGACGCACTGATGCGCCAAGCACACCAGGAATCCCAGGACATCCTCGCGGAGCTGCGCGCAGTGGCCTGGCGTGTCTATCCCTCGGCGCTGGACAGCCTGGGGCTCAAGGAGGCGCTGGGCGGCGTGTCCGAGCGGTGCAGCATCCCCGTCCGCACGGAGTTCGAGGTTGGTGGCGAACTGCCGCAACCAGTGGAGACCGCTGCGTACTTCGTGGTGTCGGAGGCCGTGACCAACGCGGCCAAGCACTCCCGTGCCACGGCCGTCTCTGTGCGGGTGGTGCTGCGTGGCAGAGTGCTCGCGGTGCGGGTCCAGGACAACGGCAAGGGCGGCGCGAACCCTTCGGGCAGCGGGCTGAGCGGGCTGCACAGTCGGGTGGCCGCGCTGGATGGCATCCTGCGCGTCGACAGCCCCGAAGGGGGCCCCACCACCATCACCGCGGAGCTGCCATGCGCCTGA
- a CDS encoding response regulator transcription factor, whose protein sequence is MRLMIAEDSTLLREGLVRLLAEEGHEILGAFGDAGPLVEEMTLRRPDVVVLDIRMPPTHTDEGLRAALDIRERWPEIGVLLLSQHIERNYAAQLLASTAERVGYLLKDRVAQVEEFLDALERIHAGGAAIDPEVVRQLVIRTTHGDPLTRLTPRERSVLEALAQGHTNTAIAHKLHISLSSVEKNLNMIFDKLELSHTTGYSRRILAVLRYLES, encoded by the coding sequence ATGCGCCTGATGATCGCCGAGGACTCGACCCTGCTGCGCGAGGGGCTGGTCCGGCTCCTCGCCGAAGAGGGCCACGAGATTCTGGGCGCGTTCGGTGACGCCGGCCCTCTGGTGGAGGAGATGACCTTGCGGCGACCTGACGTCGTCGTCCTCGACATTCGGATGCCTCCGACCCACACCGACGAGGGCCTGCGTGCGGCGCTGGACATCCGCGAGCGGTGGCCGGAAATCGGCGTACTGCTGCTGTCCCAGCACATCGAGCGCAACTATGCGGCGCAGCTGCTGGCCTCCACTGCGGAACGGGTGGGATACCTCCTCAAGGACCGAGTCGCTCAGGTCGAGGAGTTCCTGGACGCGTTGGAACGCATCCATGCGGGCGGCGCCGCCATCGATCCCGAGGTGGTGCGCCAGCTGGTCATCCGCACGACGCACGGGGATCCTCTGACCCGCCTCACGCCCCGCGAACGCAGTGTCCTGGAAGCCCTGGCCCAGGGCCACACCAACACGGCGATCGCACACAAGCTGCACATCTCCCTGAGCTCGGTGGAGAAGAACCTCAACATGATCTTCGACAAGCTGGAACTGTCGCACACCACCGGTTACAGCCGGCGGATCCTGGCGGTCCTGAGATATCTGGAGTCGTAG
- a CDS encoding DUF397 domain-containing protein: MTNAIPAGIQWRKSTYSGDQGGQCLEVAEIPQVTIAIRDSKNPAGPILTLDPATFTTFVNWTTTTTAE, from the coding sequence ATCACCAACGCGATTCCGGCGGGGATTCAGTGGCGTAAGTCGACGTACAGCGGCGACCAGGGCGGTCAGTGCCTCGAAGTCGCCGAGATCCCGCAGGTCACCATCGCAATACGCGACTCCAAGAACCCGGCGGGACCGATCCTCACCCTCGACCCCGCCACCTTCACCACCTTCGTCAACTGGACGACGACTACAACCGCTGAATGA